Proteins from a single region of Streptomyces sp. HUAS 15-9:
- a CDS encoding ATP-binding protein, with protein sequence MTAPPTSVPPGRAPGPTPPGPKREQAPAAARPPSARAVLDGPAGRDRWAPPRVTELRLSAFAGHRGVGLPVGACTLFAGPSGCGKSSALRAYEALARLGGGAPLAAAFPDPAACVPERARPDPQRRRGFRIGCTTDGPEGPVRLDVAVQAEPELRIVGERLTAGGLVLLETALRDPGRPAVQAAWHTAGSAPVTRAPLPDDRLGTALLPLRVAGKTDGQRQVLAAAEQTVVALRSVFACDPCPDRMREAVPLGSGRLLPGCDNLAEVLWRTRSECGRRHARLVAAVHAGCAGPVADLVAEPLGDGTVRALLDRGDGIRTDLGRLGDGELTYLAQALVLLTGPGVLDVDTPGEVPDAMRALTVLADGFDRALDGRQRTELLRLATGMCGLGHIRLVGAVSDASWATEAEGVTVVHLNP encoded by the coding sequence ATGACCGCACCCCCCACCTCCGTCCCTCCAGGCCGAGCACCCGGGCCCACCCCACCCGGCCCGAAGCGGGAGCAGGCCCCCGCCGCAGCGCGGCCACCGTCCGCGCGGGCGGTCCTCGACGGCCCGGCCGGTCGGGACAGATGGGCGCCGCCGAGGGTCACCGAGTTGCGGTTGTCCGCGTTCGCGGGGCATCGGGGCGTCGGGCTCCCCGTCGGGGCGTGCACCCTCTTCGCCGGGCCCAGCGGGTGCGGCAAGTCGAGCGCGCTGCGGGCGTACGAGGCGCTCGCCCGGCTCGGCGGCGGCGCGCCGCTCGCCGCGGCGTTCCCGGATCCGGCGGCCTGTGTGCCCGAGCGCGCCCGGCCCGACCCGCAGCGCCGGCGCGGCTTCCGCATCGGCTGTACGACAGACGGTCCCGAAGGTCCGGTACGGCTCGACGTCGCCGTACAGGCCGAGCCCGAACTGCGCATCGTCGGAGAGCGGCTGACCGCGGGCGGACTCGTCCTCCTGGAGACGGCGCTGCGCGACCCGGGACGCCCCGCCGTACAGGCCGCCTGGCACACCGCGGGATCCGCACCGGTGACACGTGCCCCGCTCCCCGACGACCGGCTCGGCACCGCTCTGCTCCCGCTGCGCGTGGCCGGCAAGACCGACGGGCAGCGCCAGGTGCTCGCCGCGGCCGAACAGACGGTGGTCGCCCTGCGCTCGGTCTTCGCCTGCGACCCGTGTCCCGACCGGATGCGCGAGGCCGTCCCGCTGGGCTCCGGACGCCTGCTGCCCGGCTGCGACAACCTCGCCGAGGTGCTGTGGCGCACCCGCTCCGAATGCGGCCGCCGGCACGCCCGACTCGTCGCCGCGGTGCACGCCGGATGCGCCGGGCCCGTGGCCGACCTGGTCGCCGAACCGCTGGGCGACGGCACGGTACGGGCGCTGCTCGACCGCGGCGACGGAATCCGGACCGACCTCGGCCGACTCGGGGACGGTGAGCTGACATATCTCGCGCAGGCCCTGGTGCTGCTCACCGGCCCGGGCGTCCTGGACGTCGACACACCCGGCGAGGTCCCCGACGCCATGCGCGCCCTCACCGTCCTCGCCGACGGCTTCGACCGTGCGCTGGACGGTCGTCAGCGCACGGAACTGCTGCGGCTCGCCACCGGGATGTGCGGCCTCGGGCACATCCGCCTGGTGGGCGCGGTGAGCGACGCCTCGTGGGCCACGGAGGCCGAAGGAGTCACGGTGGTACACCTGAACCCGTGA
- a CDS encoding nucleotide pyrophosphohydrolase → MTEHLDVAKLQRRLAEFAAARNWQPYHTPKNLAAALSVEASELVEIFQWLTPEESARVMDDPDTAHRVTDEVADVLAYLLQLCEVLGIEPLAALAAKIDRNERRFPVPGEGDT, encoded by the coding sequence GTGACGGAACACCTGGACGTGGCGAAACTGCAGCGCCGGCTGGCCGAGTTCGCGGCCGCGCGGAACTGGCAGCCGTACCACACCCCCAAGAACCTCGCGGCCGCCCTCAGCGTGGAGGCGTCCGAACTGGTCGAGATCTTCCAGTGGTTGACGCCCGAGGAGTCCGCGCGCGTCATGGACGACCCCGACACCGCGCACCGCGTCACCGACGAGGTGGCCGACGTGCTCGCCTACCTCCTGCAGCTGTGCGAGGTGCTCGGCATCGAACCGCTGGCAGCCCTTGCCGCGAAGATCGACCGGAACGAGCGGAGGTTCCCGGTGCCGGGGGAGGGCGACACGTAG
- a CDS encoding DUF6099 family protein, which yields MEAMRLIVTSRSALAGSGDAPQILAEVWQAQALAQAIGSRLAVSGPPELRGEALGLTELAGRGCGVLDAPQLDPGDLRAAQLTELDDARETLLGLGGLLGEVGIALVGMASSADDQARYWQCMEAIDAADESRDRVLEMLRKLAAREEALPEKEPG from the coding sequence ATGGAAGCGATGCGGCTCATCGTGACGAGCAGAAGCGCCCTGGCGGGAAGCGGCGACGCTCCCCAGATCCTGGCGGAGGTGTGGCAGGCCCAGGCCCTGGCCCAGGCGATCGGCAGCCGCCTGGCCGTCTCCGGCCCACCCGAACTACGGGGCGAGGCACTGGGCCTGACCGAACTGGCGGGCCGCGGCTGCGGCGTCCTGGACGCACCGCAACTCGACCCGGGCGACCTGCGCGCCGCCCAGCTCACCGAACTGGACGACGCCCGCGAGACCCTCCTCGGCCTGGGCGGCCTACTCGGCGAGGTCGGCATCGCCCTCGTCGGCATGGCCAGCTCCGCGGACGACCAGGCGAGATACTGGCAGTGCATGGAGGCGATCGACGCGGCGGACGAATCCCGGGACCGAGTCCTGGAGATGCTCCGCAAACTGGCAGCCCGCGAGGAGGCACTACCGGAGAAGGAACCGGGCTGA
- a CDS encoding LLM class F420-dependent oxidoreductase: MDLRIFTEPQQGATYDTLLAVAKATEDLGFDAFFRSDHYLRMGDVDGLPGPTDAWITLAGLARETRRIRLGTLMTAATFRLPGVLAIQVAQVDQMSGGRVELGLGAGWFEQEHKAYGIPFPKEKFARLEEQLAIVTGLWATEAGKTFDFHGTHYDLTDSPALPKPAQAKVPVLIGGHGATRTPRLAAQYADEFNMPFASIEDSERQFGRVRAAAEAEGRRADDLTYSNALVVCVGRDDQEVARRAAAIGREVDELKTNGLAGSPAEVVDKIGRYAAIGSQRMYLQVLDLTDLDHLELISSQVQSQLS, translated from the coding sequence ATGGACCTTCGAATTTTCACCGAGCCCCAGCAAGGGGCGACCTACGACACCTTGCTCGCCGTGGCGAAGGCCACCGAGGACCTCGGGTTCGATGCCTTCTTCCGGTCGGACCACTACCTCCGGATGGGTGACGTCGACGGCCTTCCGGGACCTACCGACGCCTGGATCACGCTCGCCGGGCTGGCCCGTGAGACCAGGCGGATCCGTCTCGGCACCCTGATGACCGCCGCCACCTTCCGGCTGCCCGGCGTGCTCGCCATCCAGGTCGCCCAGGTCGACCAGATGTCCGGCGGCCGGGTCGAACTCGGCCTGGGCGCGGGCTGGTTCGAGCAGGAGCACAAGGCGTACGGCATCCCCTTCCCGAAGGAGAAGTTCGCCCGCCTGGAGGAGCAGCTGGCGATCGTCACCGGTCTGTGGGCGACCGAGGCCGGCAAGACCTTCGACTTCCACGGCACGCACTACGACCTCACCGACTCGCCCGCACTGCCCAAGCCCGCCCAGGCCAAGGTCCCGGTCCTGATCGGCGGACACGGCGCCACCCGCACTCCGCGCCTGGCCGCGCAGTACGCCGACGAGTTCAACATGCCGTTCGCCTCGATCGAGGACAGCGAGCGGCAGTTCGGGCGGGTGCGTGCCGCCGCGGAGGCCGAGGGTCGCAGGGCCGACGACCTGACCTACTCCAACGCCCTCGTCGTCTGCGTCGGCCGCGACGACCAGGAGGTCGCCCGCCGGGCCGCCGCGATCGGCCGCGAGGTCGACGAGCTGAAGACCAACGGTCTGGCCGGCTCCCCGGCCGAGGTGGTCGACAAGATCGGCCGGTACGCCGCGATCGGCTCGCAGCGCATGTACCTCCAGGTCCTCGACCTCACGGACCTGGACCACCTGGAGCTGATCTCCTCCCAGGTCCAGTCGCAGCTGTCCTAG